In Prionailurus viverrinus isolate Anna chromosome C2, UM_Priviv_1.0, whole genome shotgun sequence, one DNA window encodes the following:
- the GPR87 gene encoding G-protein coupled receptor 87, translated as MGLNLTLAKLPDNELNSQGSHAPSNMSDGPGRNITVNNEFDTIVLPVLYLIIFVASILLNGLAVWIFFHIRNKTSFIFYLKNIVVADLIMTLTFPFRIVHDAGFGPWYFKFILCRYTSVLFYANMYTSIVFLGLISIDRYLKVVKPFGDSRMYSITFTKVLSICVWVIMAVLSLPNIILTNGQLTKENVHDCMKLKSPLGVKWHEAVIYVNSCLFVAVLVILIGCYIAISRYIHKSSKQFISQSSRKRKHNQSIRVVVAVFFTCFLPYHLCRIPFTFSHLDRLLDESAHKILYYCKEMTLFLSACNVCLDPIIYFFMCRSFSRRLFKKSNIRTRSESIRSLQSVRRSEVRIYYDYTDV; from the exons ATGGGGCTCAACTTGACACTTGCAAAATTACCAG ATAATGAGCTGAACAGCCAAGGGAGTCACGCACCAAGTAACATGAGCGATGGACCCGGAAGGAATATCACAGTTAACAACGAATTTGACACTATTGTCTTGCCTGTGCTTTACCTCATTATATTTGTGGCAAGCATCTTGCTGAATGGTCTAGCAGTGTGGATCTTCTTCCACATTAGGAATAAAACCAGCTTCATATTTTATCTAAAAAACATAGTGGTTGCTGACCTCATAATGACACTGACATTTCCATTTCGAATAGTGCATGATGCAGGATTTGGACCTTGGTACTTCAAGTTTATCCTCTGCAGATacacttcagttttattttatgcGAACATGTATACTTCCATCGTATTTCTTGGGCTGATAAGCATTGATCGCTATCTGAAGGTGGTGAAGCCATTTGGGGACTCTCGAATGTATAGCATAACCTTTACTAaggttttatctatttgtgttTGGGTTATCATGGCTGTTCTGTCCTTGCCAAACATCATTCTAACAAATGGCCAACTAACCAAGGAAAATGTTCATGACTGCATGAAACTTAAAAGTCCCTTGGGAGTCAAATGGCATGAAGCAGTCATTTATGTCAACAGCTGCTTATTTGTGGCTGTGCTGGTGATTCTAATCGGATGTTACATAGCCATATCCAGGTACATCCATAAATCCAGCAAGCAATTCATAAGCCAGTCAAGCCGAAAGCGGAAACATAACCAGAGCATAAGGGTGGTTGTGGCAGTGTTCTTCACCTGCTTTCTACCCTATCACTTGTGCAGAATTCCTTTTACTTTCAGTCACTTAGACAGACTTTTAGATGAATCTGCACACAAAATTCTGTATTACTGCAAAGAAATGACACTTTTCCTATCTGCGTGCAATGTGTGCCTAGATCCAATCATTTACTTTTTCATGTGTAGGTCATTTTCAAGAAGGCTATTCAAAAAATCCAACATCAGAACCAGAAGCGAAAGCATCAGGTCACTGCAAAGTGTCAGAAGATCAGAAGTCCGCATATATTATGATTACACAGATGTGTAG